The following is a genomic window from Balneolaceae bacterium.
ATTTTCCACCTAAAATATTCAACATAATCTCAGCATTTTTCTTTGCATCTCCGCCCAACAAGGATTCGTGATTGGTCTTTTCATATCCAAGCGATACAGGATCAAACGTTACCGAATCGCCGCTGAGATGTGTTTGGAGTTCAAAAATTTCACTTTGAGATGCGGTGCTTACTTCATCCAAACCATCGTGTGCATTTACTGTATAAGCATTTTCGGTTTTAAGATTGCCCAGAATCTGTATCATCTTTTGAGCTGTCTCTTTATTGAATGCCCCAATCACCTGGCACTTTACATTCGCAGGGTTAACGAGCGGTCCCAGAATATTGAAAAAGGTTCTCATTTTTAGCGATCGTCGAGCCGGCATCACATGCTTCATGGCCGGATGGAAATTTGGAGCAAACATAAACGCCATTCCGGTCTTTTCAAACAGTTCTTCTACCTGCTCTTTCTGAAGATTTGGAACCACTCCAAGCGACTCCAGAACATCGTAACTTCCGCTTTTACTCGAAACGCTTCGATTCCCATGCTTCAAAACAGGAACCCCCGCCCCGGCAACGATAAACATAGCCGTGGTGGAGATATTAAAAGTACCGGATTTATCACCACCGGTTCCGCAGAGGTCAACGGCATTTGTGGTATCAACTTCTACAGAGACCGCGGCATCACGCATCTCTTTCACAAAAGATGTCAACTCTGTTACCGTCTCCCCCTTCATCCTCATTCCCATCAAAAATGCGGCGATCTCCTCGTTGGAAATCTCTCCTTGTAAAATCCAGCGCATTGCGGATTCAGCTTCTTCATCTGAGAGATCTTCGTGATTAGAAACTTTTTCAAGTATTTCTGTAAATGTTTTACTCACAATATGTTAATTTATTTAAACATTGACTTTTTGATAGCTCATCTTCAGCCAGTTTTTAACAATCCTTGGACCTTCCGTCGTTAAAATACTTTCGGGATGAAACTGAATTCCCTCAACCGGATAGGATTTGTGACGAACTCCCATTATCACTCCGTCATCTGCTTTTGACGTTACATCCAGCTCTTTCGGAATTGTATCCGGATCTAACACCAAAGAGTGATAGCGTGTGGCTGTAAATCCATCTTCGATTCCTTTAAATACTGATTTTCCATCATGAAATATCTCGGAAGTTTTACCATGCATCAATATTGGAGCGTGAATCACTTTTGCACCAAAAACCTGGCCAATCGCCTGGTGGCCTAAACAAACTCCGAGAACAGGAATTTCAGCTCCCAATTCCTGAATCAACTCCTCAGTAATACCCGCATCTTCAGGACGCCCCGGTCCGGGTGAAATCAAAATCTTATCGGGGTTCAATTCCCTCACTTCTTCCACTGTCATCGCGTCATTGCGAATCA
Proteins encoded in this region:
- a CDS encoding aminodeoxychorismate/anthranilate synthase component II translates to MILIIDNYDSFTYNLVHIVATETDDYKVIRNDAMTVEEVRELNPDKILISPGPGRPEDAGITEELIQELGAEIPVLGVCLGHQAIGQVFGAKVIHAPILMHGKTSEIFHDGKSVFKGIEDGFTATRYHSLVLDPDTIPKELDVTSKADDGVIMGVRHKSYPVEGIQFHPESILTTEGPRIVKNWLKMSYQKVNV
- the trpD gene encoding anthranilate phosphoribosyltransferase; amino-acid sequence: MSKTFTEILEKVSNHEDLSDEEAESAMRWILQGEISNEEIAAFLMGMRMKGETVTELTSFVKEMRDAAVSVEVDTTNAVDLCGTGGDKSGTFNISTTAMFIVAGAGVPVLKHGNRSVSSKSGSYDVLESLGVVPNLQKEQVEELFEKTGMAFMFAPNFHPAMKHVMPARRSLKMRTFFNILGPLVNPANVKCQVIGAFNKETAQKMIQILGNLKTENAYTVNAHDGLDEVSTASQSEIFELQTHLSGDSVTFDPVSLGYEKTNHESLLGGDAKKNAEIMLNILGGKSTKAQRDIAELNATFAIRASNITDDLEEAKEMAVESIDSGKAKQKLDQFIKESQAISAK